GTTTTACGCATGAATAGAAATTCAAGTTTTTTTTCTGGTATTCAGGAACAAGACATGGAGAACAAAATTCGTCCATTGTTACATCGTTACGCCGATTTCAACTTTCTGATAGATTATCAGAATTGGACTGTTAATTTCATGCGTGAAGTATTAGTAGATAGGACTGTACAAAATGTAGAGTATATAAAAATTTCAAGAGGAGAAGAGAATATTTTTATTTGGTGCTTCTTTTTGGCAGTCGCTCAATTAGCTATCGATAAGCAACCTGGTTATACCTGGGTGAAATATTTGTACATAGACGATCCAATTTCTTCACTTGATGATCATAATGCAATTGCAGTTGCCAGTCATTTGGCACAAATGTTAAAAAAAGAGGGCAATGAAGTAAAAACGATTATATCATCCCATCATACTCTGTTCTTTAATGTTATGTTTAATGAGTTGAAGAACGGTGTAAAATATTTTTTAAGCAAGGGGCCCAACCATGGAAGCTACATTTTAACTGATACAAGCGACACGCCCTATTTTTACCATGTTTCTTTATTGCAAGATTTGCGAAGAGCAGCCGAATCTGGAAACCTATATACCTACCATTTTAATATTCTACGAAATGTTCTTGAGAAAACTGCAAATTTTCACGGATTTAAGAATTTTTCTTCATGTATTAAACAGCTAGATGATGATCCAGAAGGTGTAGTATATGCCCGTATAATAAACATTTTAAGTCATGGTAATTATTCACTTTTTGAACCTACTGAGATGCTACCTGAAAACAAGGAATATTTTAGAAGGATCTTGAATGATTTTATGAACAATTACCGATTTAACCCTGAACTATTTCCAGAGGCAGTTGCACAAACAGCATAAATTATGACCGCTATAGAACAACAACAATTAGGTAAAACACTTTGGGCCATAGCAGATGATTTGCGCGGCGCCATGAATGCCGATGATTTCAGGGATTATATGCTGTCCTTCCTCTTTTTACGCTACCTGAGTGATAACTACGAGGCAGCTGTTAAAAAAGAATTAGGCTCGGATTATCCTGATACTCCTTTGGATGTTTTAAAAAAATTAGGCTATTCTACACCTTTAGAAGTTTGGTATGCAGAAAATCCTGACGATATAGAAGCCTTTGAGAAGCAGATGCGCCGTAAAGTGCATTATGTAATAGAACCGCAATATCTTTGGAGCCATTTAGCAGAACTGGCAAGGAAACAAGATGTCGAATTATTGCATACACTGGAGAACGGTTTCAAGTTCATCGAAAACCAATCCTTCGAAAGTAATTTCCAGGGGCTGTTCTCAGAGATCAATCTATCGTCCGACAAGCTGGGTAAAAGCTATAAAGAAAGAAATGCCAGACTTTGCACCATCTTGCAAAAAATAGCCGAAGGCATTGCCAGGTTCTCCACCAATACTGATATACTCGGCGATGCGTATGAATATTTAATTGGCCAGTTTGCCGCAGGCTCAGGGAAAAAAGCCGGAGAGTTTTATACCCCTCAACAGATATCGACCATCCTCTCTGAAATTGTAACACTAGATAGCCAGGACCCTGCTTTAGGCAAAAAAACAAAGCTGAGCAAGGTGCTGGATCTTACCTGCGGTTCGGGCTCACTATTATTAAATGTACGCCGCCAAATGGGGGCACATGGTATCGGCAAAATTTACGGACAAGAAAAGAACATCACTACTTACAACCTTGCCCGTATGAACATGCTACTGCATGGGGTAAAGGATACCGAATTTGAAATACATCATGGGGATACTTTAGTGAATGACTGGGATATACTTAATGAGATGAACCCGGCAAAAAAGATGGAGTTCGATGCAATTGTATCCAATCCGCCTTTCAGTTTACGTTGGGAGCCTACAGAAGTACTAGGTGAAGATTTTCGTTTTAAAAACTATGGTTTGGCCCCAAAATCAGCAGCAGATTTTGCTTTCTTGTTACATGGTTTTCATTTCCTAGACAATGAAGGTACGATGGCCATCATCCTGCCCCATGGCGTACTGTTCCGTGGCGGTGCAGAAGAGCGTATTCGCGCCAAGCTATTAAAAGATCACAACATAGATACAGTCATCGGTTTGCCTGCTAACTTGTTTTTTTCAACAGGTATTCCTGTTTGCATTATCGTATTAAAGAAGTGCAAAAAGTTTGACGATGTATTGTTCATTAACGCAGCAGAACATTTTGAAAAAGGGAAACGTCAAAACCGTTTAAGGGATGGAGATGGCAATGAGCCAAACGATATACGCAAAATTGTAGAGACGTATAAAAACCGGAGCGAAGAAGATCGTTATTCCCGTAAAGTTTCAATGGCAGAAATTGAGCAAAACGGATACAACCTCAATATCTCCCGCTATGTAAGTACTTCAGTAGAAGAAGAGAAAATTGATTTGCAGGCAGTAAACAAAAGCGTGGTTGATTTAGAAAAGAAAATAGCTGAAGCAAAAAACAAGCACAACCAATTTTTACAGGAATTGGGATTGCCTCTGATTTAAAACTATCTAATTGATTTAGATTTTTATCATACTCAAAAGGTCAGTTCTAATCTAATCGGTATTGTTATTATAATTTTAAACGGTTAATTTTAGGGATAATTAATGATGTTTTTTACGACAGTGTCCTATTCAGTGACCTGTTAAATCAAAATACAGCGAAAAACGGTTACAAGTGACTAAATCGAACTTGGTTCGAATCCCTCACTTTCCGCTCCCTACTTCATCAAAAAGTAACAAACGCTGTAAATTGAATGATTTACAGCGTTTTTGTTGTGTGCCGTGCATATCTATAAACTAGGAGGTGCAAGTCCTCTATGGGGGTCCGTAGTTACCAACCATTAGCCGAGTACAACCTTTTTAGACGTATCACCAAGAGAAATCCGCTCAGTTTAAGACCTTTTATGACTTCACCGACACTAAACAAAAAAGTAAGCACAGGAAGCCGAAAACTGATTAGAGTGGGCAATGTTTAAATTCAAGCAGATGAAAAGAATGTTTTTCTTGACAGTAATGTTGACTTTAATAGCATTAGGTGTTAACGCACAGACCAAAAAGGACGATATACCTGATATGCGTTACAAAGCCATCAAAGAAATGTATGGTAACAGTTACTCGGTACCAAGTTATTCAACTCCTTCCTATTCACAACCGAAACAGGAAAGAAATTACGCACAGACCAAAAAGGACGGTACTTCCGATATGCGTTATAAAGCCAACAAAGAAATGTATGGTAACAGTTACTCGACAACACCAAGCTATTCTAGACCGAGTTACTCAACACCAAGTTATTCAACTCCTTCCTATTAACAACCGAAAAAGAAAGAAATTATGACAATGGTTAACTAGGGTTGACGAGACAATGCAAAAATATTCTTTTTCAAACCCTCCTTATATTTTGAGGAGGGATTCGAAAAAGAATATTAATGCGGGATTAGTTTTTTTCTTAAGCTCTTCATAAGGTATTTTACCACCTAAAGCTGCCTTTAGTTTTTCCATAATGTATACCCAGAACTTCACAATGCCAGTGGAATTTCGCCTGAAATTCATGACCATTTTCGGTTTGAATGGTTTGTATTCTAAATGGAAATCTTTCCATTGTATAATTTACAAAGTCAATGGCTGAAGATCCTTAAAAGAGAGGATCTTTATGTTGTAAAATAAACTGTGTCAATTACGATCAGGCAAGTCATTATATGGCAAAGACGGCGCTTTTACAATGCCTTAGTCTTCGTTTTCAAACTCTACATCAGCAACAGCATGTAAATTAGCCAGCATTTTAGCGTAAATAGCCTGATTTGAAGTGCTGCTGATTACAATTTTACCATTGGTTTTGACAGCGGCCTCTAACTCAGCTGCAGTAATGCCGGTTGACAACAAATTAAGATTCAGGTGAACTAAGCCCAGGTAGTCCATCTCTTCATTTACTACAATATTTTCATATTCAGCTTCAAATTCAAGTTCATCATTGATCACAACCTGAACAGGAATTGTACCGAAAGTACCCGATAAAGAAACTGCCGGCTCAGTAGCCGATTTTTTAAACTTAACGCTTAACTCAATTTCTTCATAAGCACCTGCCACAACCTTTACATCACCAAATGGCTGGCTGGTTCCAAACAGATCAATCTTTATAGGCCCTTCAAACTCAAAAGCCACTTCTGTATTGTCTTCATTTTGTCCGGCTGCTTCATCTTTCTCTGCTTCAAAATCAACTTCAGATACTAACAATGAACCTGCAGTAAAATTAATCAGCGAGGTTGTTCCGACTGTAACGCCTACTGTGTTCGTTTCTTTTGAAGTAGATGCAGTTGAGTAAGTTGAACCATTGCTTGCTTTAACTTGATAGCTAAAGGATGAGCCTTTATCTTCATCTTTTTTACAAGCAACAAACGCCAAAGCCATTAAACCTATAGCTGTAAGAGTTATTTTTTTCATTTGATTTTAGTTTTAGTTGTTAATACTAATAATTATTGCAAAAATGTTACCATCACTTTGTTGTGCAAACCTATTGGCAGAAGATGAAAATGAAATGAAATCTTAGGATTTTCTTTTAAATGAAATTAATTCGATTTACTTGTTCTTCAGGTGTGCGTATTATGTGGCTTTATGTAAGAAAGTACACACTTTTCTTGGCCAAAGAATGGAAATATAACCCCATGTTCGATTTAAGCTTATTGTTATGCAGTTGAACGTATTGTAATGCTGATTAGCATGAACAAGAGTATTTAAGTTGCTTTGATAATTTTAGCCTTTTTCACCTTGTTAGTGCATCAACTGAAGTTTCTACTTTCTGCTGTTGGCAACCTTTTTCTCTTGTTTAAGTTCAGTAGAAAGTTCTATTTCTCTGGTTTCAGCTTTTCGTTGTACACTTTCAGGTTCTTAAACTGACCATCCTCCAACAAAGTCGCCTGTTGCAGGTTTCCTGTGGTGAGCTACTTCATAAGCGTCTCCTTCTGTTCAGGAGTTTGCAGTTCTTTTAAAGCGAAGCGAGATAACGGTTGAACTCTTCAATCACCTAAAACAAACTGTTTTAAGAGCAGCATTCAATGCTATAGAACAGAGAACAAGGGAAAATATTTATCGGAAATTCCAAAAGGCTATCCCTTCATGGTTTGAGTTTATCGAAACGAGCTTTATTCCTGATGAAATGAAAGAACGGTATAGACAACTGATAACAGAAAAAGCCCGACGATTGGAATTATTTTAAATAATGAATAAACCCTGTTCCATGAAGTGTAAGCACTTTACTCTTGACTGCTTTAGCCTCCATGAACCAATCGCTTGGCTGTTTGTTATTGAAACAAATAATTAAAACTACTACAAATGACTGATACAAAAATAAATCCAAACAATGATAATGCTCCCAGCCTTTATGAATGGGCAGGAGGGATTCAAACCTTTGAAAATTTATTCCAGAATTTTTATGAAAAAGTCTTGAAAGACGACCTGTTAGGTGATGTATTTAAAAACATGTCATCTGAGCATATCAAACATGTTTCACATTTTGTAGCAGAAGTTTTCGGAGGGCCTGAATTTTATACTACTGAAGATAATGGAAGCCATGCTGCTATGATAGGTAAACATATTGGCAAGATGCTTACAGAAGATAAAAGAAAAAGGTGGATGCAGCTTTTATTGCAAACTGCTGACGAAATTGGACTAAAAAGTGATCCTGAGTTTCGTTCTGCCTTAGTAGGTTATTTAGAATGGGGAACTCGTATTGCAGTCATCAATTCTCAACTAACTCAAAATCCCATGGTCAATAATGAACCCATGCCCAAGTGGGGTTGGGGAGAAACTGGCGGCCCCTATATTCCTAAAGAAAAATAGAAATCAATTTTGGGAAGTAATTTAATGGTAATGGTTTGCGGCAGTGCTGGTCGTTGTTTCTACTAAATAATGCTTATCCCAATTTGGTTTACTTGTATTTATCGGTCCGAAAGGATTTTTATTGCTTCTACCGTGGAAGTTACAAAGTTTATATGTCTTCCTTTATTACTTTCAAAAATGAAGTCATTTAAACTCTTGCTTTTGTATTTAGAAAAGTCTCCAACTATAGCCAGGCGAACACGATAAGTTGAAAACTTTTGTAGTATTTCTCCTGCCATTCCGTTTTTAAGATCAAAAAAATCAGTTGTGATGTCTTTTTCATGAATTACAATCTTATCAAATCCTTGGTAATACAGGTTTCCTAACAAGTCTAATCCATCTTCGTTATTGCTAATAATAATGTCGTCCGAAGTCACTTCGGCAACTAATGTGTCTTTTATCTTATGAGTTTCAATTTTCATTGTTTCTTTTCATTCTTCGACTATCTCGTTCCCTAATTTTCTTTTTTTAATTCAAACAAATCTGTCAAATATAAGAGCAGATACCAAAGAATTAAAAGCAAAATTACTGTCAGGAGGTTGTTCAATTATTAAAACTGGTCGTTATCGAATAAGTAGTATCTAAAGGAATTCAAATGCGGCTTCAAATTGATTTATGAATACAGAATTGGAAATCAAAAGAAAACTAATCTTCAGGTTCTGTTTTTTTGCCCTGTATCGGCTCAGGGTTTCTTTGGTAATTCCAAGGTATGAGGAAATATATTTTTGTGCTAATTTCTGGAAAAGGTCAGGGAAGGCCTTGGTTAATTTGAGGTATCGGTTTTCGCCTGTAAGCGTTAAGAAATCTTTTAGCCGGTCTTCATACATTTTGTGTTGTTCTGCTACCAGAAAACGCTCGATTGCTTTCGCCTCAGGAAACAAAGTGTTCAGCTCTGTTAAATGTTCAAATGGCAATGCCATCACAATACTATCTTCAACAAGTTCAATATAGATTGAAGATTTCTCGTTAATTGCAAAATCAAGGGCTGTGAACAAGAATTGTCCGGTGCTCCAAAAGGAAGAGGTAACTCTTTTTTCCTCATCATAAAAATAACCAACAGCAAACCCTTTTCTGATAAAATATACATTTTCCATCTTATCACCCTGGCCAATCAACAGCTGATGTTTAGCGTAATGTTTTTCAATAACAAATTGCTTTAACTGGTTTTTATAGGCAGTCGATAGAGGGGTAATAGCCGATAACGATTGAAATAAAAATTCCATAATAGTAGATTGTTTTAAGCTAAATGGCTTAATGATTTTTAGATAGATTTTTTAAAACTAAGACTCTGTAAAATGTAAATCAAGTACAAAGGAATTTGTTGATAAATATCAATTTCATTGAATTGTTTATTGGACTCTTTCATTCGTCAATTTTATTTGCACATAAGTAGCATTAAGAATATGGTTATAAGTGTTTTCCATATATTCGAAAGGAGATTGTTTTTCAATAGATTTAAAAAACTACTTCTTTTTTATTATCAAATGCCCTAACCCCGGATCATTCAGCAAGCGTTCCATCTCAGCCTGAATTAGATCCTGGATATCTTGGTTTATTTGCAAGTAATTTCGTTGTATCAATGAATCATTCTTTTGTCGGATAAGTGGAATTTCTTCAAGATTATGGTTGTTAAAGCTGGATTGGTCATTTCGAATTTCTGCATGAAATGCCTTTAGATCAATTTTACAATCAGGGTTATCCGCCACTGTACCTACAAATTCACCGGAAGAAAGCGTTGCAATTTTGGAAAGAGGAATAGCTGTTTCTAATTGTTTGGAACGGTTGATAGAGGTATCCGAACGATTGATGGACAGGCTTTCCCGGTCCTGCATAATCTTCCCGATACGATCGGAAAGTTGTTTAGCTGTATCCCCAGAAACCTGACCGGAAATAACATTTCCGATAATATTCATGAGCACCTCAGCCTGTTCTTTGCCGTAGTCTTTACGTAACTGAGAAAGATCCTGAGCACCCAAACAGGTAGCCACCTTATTGCTTCGTGCAGTAGCAATCAAGCTATCCATATTGTTCAAATAAATCGTCGGAAATTCATCAAAAATGAGACTGCTTTTAAGCTTTCCTTTTTGATTGACAAGTTTAACCAAACGATTGACATAGAGCGATAACACAGCACCATAAGTCTGCATTTTTAGCGAATTATTTCCCATGCAAACCAGTTTTGGCTTTAAAGGGTTATTAATATCCAACGTGAAATCATTACCCGAAAGCACATAATAAATAGAAGGGGAGGAGAGCCTTGCCATTGCAATTTTAGCAGAAGCTATTTGCCCTTCAAGTTGCTCCATTGCATCATTCAGGTATGCAGAAATGAAAGGGTTGATAAACACCTCAATCTCTTTTTCAGTACGCAATACAGAAAATAAATTATCATAATCAACCTGCATGAGTTCAATTACATGGGGGAGCGTACAGAATTCACCATATCGGTATTTGCGAAGAAACCATATAATAGCCGTAAGAAAATTAATAGGAGATTCCACGAAAAAGTCCCCCTGCCTGCGAATCCAATCCCGGTTCAATCCCAATAAAATGGTACGGGCAGATTCTACCGCATCACTAATATCGTTCATCGTTGAGGGGTCCAACGGGTTACATCGATGACTACGAGAGAGGTCATCAAAGTTAATATGGTAGAACTCAGGAGTAACCTTGTAGATGTGCTTATATTTCAGGAATGTGTTGTAAACAATTGAGGAAAGATCGTCGTACTTGAAGTCATACACAAACAAGGAAAACCCTTTTTTAATGTGTTGGGTAATTACATGCCGGATTACAAAATAGGTTTTTCCGGCACCGGGAGTTCCCAAAACCAAAACTGAACGGAATGGGTTAATGATATTGATCCAGCTTTTACGGACTTTGCCTTTTAAATTGTACCGGGCAGGAAGATTAATTGAAAATTCATTTTCGAACAATCGCTCTTCTTGAGGAAATGTTTCATTAAGTGAGTTAAAAATGTCGTTTTGAAGCTTGTTTTTAATGATTCGAGATAAAATTGTGCCACCTGAAAGTATTAGCAGATAGCCCAAAATGGTTAGGCTTATGTAAAAGAAAGAAAGTATGGTTTCAGTAAGGTTAAGGAATATGCACAGGTAGCTAAGAAAGTAGATTAAAATACCTACAGAAAGATAAAGTAGTGCGGTTTGATAAGTAAGTTTTTCATTCTTTCTCCCTTTAACTCCAATAAGCGAAATGCCTAGAAAGCCCAGAGCAATTAATTTGGATTTATGAAAGCTGCTGAACAAATCGGTTTGTATGATGTTATTCAATAACCTGTCAGTAAACGCACTGTAAATATTCCACTGATGAAACGCTGCATAGAATTGATAATAAAAATGTAGTCCTAAAATAACCAGACTAATCAATCGGGTCATATCCAAAATCTTCCTTAAGGCCTGTTCGTTTTCTCCTGTCTGCATGAGGTATAGACTTTAAATTAATTAGTGGTTTGATAAGCTCTTTCTTCTCCTTTTTTTAATCCTTTTCAAGGAGTTGGGTAGATAGTTTCCTGAAGAATCTGTTTGAAATAAGACTTCTGAAAGTCTACGGCTTTCCCGGTTAATGATTGAATTATTCCAATTGTCATTGGATGTAAATTCATTTCCGGTTTGCTGTTGCTTTCCAGCCTGGAAATTATCCGATGTATTAATCATTGATCGGGAAGGTTGAAGAAAATTCACTTCTTTCGCAGCAGTACGTTCAACAATCCCTGCGGCACTGTATTGTTTGCTTAAATCGTTGCCGTTAAAAACACATTTGGTTCGGTGATCTACATAGGTGATTTCGTAAAGAATGCCCTCTTTATTTTGGCGTAGAGCTGTATGGATACCTTCTTTTTTGAGCATTTCAATTAGGTCATTTAATGAAAGGTCAGACTGTTTTAGAAAGGCTAAATCAATACAGTTCTTGATACGTGCAGCATATTTTTTTCGTTCATTTTCATTAAATGTAAACCTGTTTTCAAGGAAGGAAAGAGTCGGTTTACTGTTAATAAGGCTTGCCTTAAACGGTACGCCGACTTTATTTCCATGCTCATCCAGAATCCTGTACATCAGTCCATGATTCTGATACGTTCGGGAGTTTTCACTACCCCTGTCTGCCGCCACATTGTATTGATTTAAAATGGTATTTAGTTCAGCAAGAGATGTGTATTTATATTGAAGCAACACTGCGTCAAGCACACTAGCAATAGCCTTTATGGTTTCCGATTTGCCATAAACAGCTTTCTGAATATTCCCAAGCTGGAAAACCTGCCGTTTATGGTCTTCAGCTATCACCAGTTTAAACTGTTTTTCAATTTCTTTACGGGCCGGTTCAGACAGGTTGCGGCAGAGATTATGCATGTCAATGCGAGAACCATTTGCCCGGACTTTAACTGTGACAATATGAATGTGATTGTGTGCGGCATCATGGTGCTGATAGACTAGGTAAGGCTGGTTTCCAAAGCCAATTCTTTCCATATAAATAAAAGCAACTTCACAAAGTCTCTCCTTTGAAAGTTGTTCTTCCGGAGTGAAATTGAGTGAGATATGCACACTGTTTCTCTTCACATTTTCATTCAAAGCAGCCAGCTTAAGGAGTCGATTCAAGCGCTGTTGTTCGTTTAAAACTTCCAGATCAATTGGGTAGTTTGCCGCCATTATACATTCAGCCATACCCGATTTTACTTTTAGTTCATTGTAATGAAATGTGCGCCTGATGGAGTTACTGGTCTTTAAGATTGCAACCATTGCGCGCCAATTTTATTGATCTGATCTTTGATGGCTTCCATTTTTTCAAGAAGTACTTGTCTGGAATTTTCATAGGTTTCAAGCCATTGCTGCAATTCCGGTAATTGATGTAAATTGTGTAGAATATTAACAGCCTGGTTAAAGTTATTGCCGATGTTATTAAGCTCTTTACGCAGCAAAATCGCTTCCTCCATCAGCTCATCCAATGACTGATTACGATAAGTAACCACAACGGGTTTGCCCAGTAAAACTTTACGCACATAGTTGCTCATTTTGGGGCAGGTAGTATTTGAAAATAAGCTATGCAAGCGTTTATATTCGACTTCCGTGAGGTTAAAATTCAGTCGTTTCGTGCGGTAGTTTTTCTCATCCTTCATCTCTTATTCTTTTTCACAATTAAAAAATACTAAAAATGCTTTCTTAAGGGTGTAAAATCTGGTGTGATACAAGCGGACATCTGGCCGATGCAATCCTAGTATCCTTACCAGAACCTTCTTTCTTTTTATTGGATTAAAGCATATTCCTTTATAAAAATAAGCACGCCGTGGAACAATCAGGCAAGCCCTTTAAATTCTAAAGAGGGTGTGGATACAGTCATTAGATTAATTTTAGAAAGTAGAAAAATCGAATATTTTAAAAAATGATGATAAACAGAGATAACAGGGATGAGTGAGTAAGTAAAGATCGATCCCAGGTTCAATACCTTCATTAAGTATTTAGTTGTTTAAATAATAATTATTTTTTTGTCACCCTGCCCCACAATTTAATTGACATAATTATAGTAGACAAGATTAAAAATGATTAAACGTTCTAACCACTTGCACACCTATACATGCGATATTCCTGGTACGATTACGCACTGGTGTGGATGTAATGAACATAGACTAAAAAACATAAATGGGAAACTTTTAACTTTTATTAAAAACATGAGAAAGGCAGTATTGATTATGATTTTTTTCGCATTGGGTGTAGTGCAGGTTAAAGCGCAATCTGAAATTGCAAAAGATATTGAAATGGCCCGAATGCGTTCTGGAGGGCTAGGGTCTGCAAAAAGCAATAAAATCTTTAAGAAAGTTGTACAACTCTTGGATGCAAGCACCGATGCTCCTGTTGCAAACCATTATTTTAATGTTTATAAAAATGGCACATCTGTTTATCCTAGTCAAACAGATAATAAAGGTTATGGAACTATCATTATGCGAAATGATAATTACTACAGTAAAGTTGAATTAGAACTTAATCCAAAAGCTTCAGATGATGGAACCTTGACCATGCGTAATACTCAAACTTACAAATTAGTAAAAGGAGGTGTCATTTCCTTTCCTTCCCGAAAAGAGGTGGTAGATACTGTAAAAGTTTATGTTAAAAAGATAAATTAATTTTTACACTTTGGATTACATACAAAAAGGATCTCTTGTACTTATTTCCTTTGTATTTATTAATTTAAGTAGTTACGCTCAGGAAAAAAAGCCTAGAGAGCTTAAAGAGGTAACTATTATAGGGAACAATAAGCCCCTAAAAGAAACGGCAAAGGGGGTGATTTTGGACATCAGCAGAATACGTGATGTTAAATTGCTTACCCTTGCCGAAATCTTAAAAACTATACCGGGCATAGAAGTTGACAACAATGGAAAAGTTAGCTATTTGGGCAAAGAACTCACGATATTACGCGATGGTGTAAACGTAGCAGGTTTTTCCAAGCAAATAACAAATAGCCTGAATAGTGGCATCACCAACAACAGTTACAAAAAAATTGAATTAAACCTTTATGACCTCAAAACCGAAGGGCCAACACTTAGCTTTATAGCCACTAAGTATGACGAAGGCTATTTTGGGAATGTATCAGGAAATGCAGGAAGTAACTCGTCTATGGTAATGGGTAATATAACTTTGAGTCAAAAAAGGTATTTGCTGAACTTTAGTACATCGGGTAATTTGCAATATACTCCGTCATCGGAAAGCCATATTGAAACCTATTTTAATCAAACTCAATTTCATGAGAAGAGAAATTTGAAAATGAGCGGGGTTAATACCCAGAACTATCAGTTTAGCATAGGCAATAGCTTTTTTATCAATCCCCAAAGCACCTTAAATACCTCTCTGGCCTATGGTTCATCGCGAACTAAATACAGCATAGCAAATGAAGTGCAGCATTATCAGAATGATGTTTTGAACAACAACAGCAGTACATTTCTTGATAATCACAACCCGATGGCTAAAAACCCAAATCTTGGTTCTAAAATAAGTTTCGTATATAAAACTAAAACCAATGAAACGGTAAACCAAAGGTTTGATATAGCCTTGGAGTATGACAATAATAATAGTTTAAGTGAAACCATTACAAATACCCAATCGTTATTAAACGTCTTTTTACCTAATAGCAATTATAATAGCAATAATGGGACAAAATTGAAAAATGTATTTGGATTATTGGGTTATGAGTTTAACCATGACAGGCTAGGTGATTTTGAATTTGTAGCCCGTTATTTTAATCGAAAAAATTATCAGAGTTACGATTATACTTATCAAACCGATGGTGGTGGAAACCTTGCTAACTTATTTCAAGATAACAATATTACTTATAATTATGGGGCATTATTGGCTAGTTGGAGCAAGAGTTTTGAAGGGATTTCGTTTCAATCTGTATTTAAACAGGATTACAGCGATGATTATATTACTAATCTAAAAGGAAGAGACAAGTTTACATTTTCTACTTTTTCTCCCTATTTATCTATACAAAGAAGTTTAAAAAATGGCAGTATACGCATTGAAGCACAATACGGTGAA
Above is a window of Solitalea lacus DNA encoding:
- a CDS encoding AAA family ATPase — translated: MANQLPPFADMSAVVAHLRSINKKNTLLYAYNGIGKTRLSMAFQDAGKNGTERDTLYFNAFTEDLFSWDNDLENDSQRVLRMNRNSSFFSGIQEQDMENKIRPLLHRYADFNFLIDYQNWTVNFMREVLVDRTVQNVEYIKISRGEENIFIWCFFLAVAQLAIDKQPGYTWVKYLYIDDPISSLDDHNAIAVASHLAQMLKKEGNEVKTIISSHHTLFFNVMFNELKNGVKYFLSKGPNHGSYILTDTSDTPYFYHVSLLQDLRRAAESGNLYTYHFNILRNVLEKTANFHGFKNFSSCIKQLDDDPEGVVYARIINILSHGNYSLFEPTEMLPENKEYFRRILNDFMNNYRFNPELFPEAVAQTA
- a CDS encoding type I restriction-modification system subunit M, which encodes MTAIEQQQLGKTLWAIADDLRGAMNADDFRDYMLSFLFLRYLSDNYEAAVKKELGSDYPDTPLDVLKKLGYSTPLEVWYAENPDDIEAFEKQMRRKVHYVIEPQYLWSHLAELARKQDVELLHTLENGFKFIENQSFESNFQGLFSEINLSSDKLGKSYKERNARLCTILQKIAEGIARFSTNTDILGDAYEYLIGQFAAGSGKKAGEFYTPQQISTILSEIVTLDSQDPALGKKTKLSKVLDLTCGSGSLLLNVRRQMGAHGIGKIYGQEKNITTYNLARMNMLLHGVKDTEFEIHHGDTLVNDWDILNEMNPAKKMEFDAIVSNPPFSLRWEPTEVLGEDFRFKNYGLAPKSAADFAFLLHGFHFLDNEGTMAIILPHGVLFRGGAEERIRAKLLKDHNIDTVIGLPANLFFSTGIPVCIIVLKKCKKFDDVLFINAAEHFEKGKRQNRLRDGDGNEPNDIRKIVETYKNRSEEDRYSRKVSMAEIEQNGYNLNISRYVSTSVEEEKIDLQAVNKSVVDLEKKIAEAKNKHNQFLQELGLPLI
- a CDS encoding group II truncated hemoglobin; translation: MTDTKINPNNDNAPSLYEWAGGIQTFENLFQNFYEKVLKDDLLGDVFKNMSSEHIKHVSHFVAEVFGGPEFYTTEDNGSHAAMIGKHIGKMLTEDKRKRWMQLLLQTADEIGLKSDPEFRSALVGYLEWGTRIAVINSQLTQNPMVNNEPMPKWGWGETGGPYIPKEK
- a CDS encoding DUF4180 domain-containing protein, which codes for MKIETHKIKDTLVAEVTSDDIIISNNEDGLDLLGNLYYQGFDKIVIHEKDITTDFFDLKNGMAGEILQKFSTYRVRLAIVGDFSKYKSKSLNDFIFESNKGRHINFVTSTVEAIKILSDR
- a CDS encoding Crp/Fnr family transcriptional regulator; the encoded protein is MEFLFQSLSAITPLSTAYKNQLKQFVIEKHYAKHQLLIGQGDKMENVYFIRKGFAVGYFYDEEKRVTSSFWSTGQFLFTALDFAINEKSSIYIELVEDSIVMALPFEHLTELNTLFPEAKAIERFLVAEQHKMYEDRLKDFLTLTGENRYLKLTKAFPDLFQKLAQKYISSYLGITKETLSRYRAKKQNLKISFLLISNSVFINQFEAAFEFL
- the mobC gene encoding conjugal transfer protein MobC, coding for MQTGENEQALRKILDMTRLISLVILGLHFYYQFYAAFHQWNIYSAFTDRLLNNIIQTDLFSSFHKSKLIALGFLGISLIGVKGRKNEKLTYQTALLYLSVGILIYFLSYLCIFLNLTETILSFFYISLTILGYLLILSGGTILSRIIKNKLQNDIFNSLNETFPQEERLFENEFSINLPARYNLKGKVRKSWINIINPFRSVLVLGTPGAGKTYFVIRHVITQHIKKGFSLFVYDFKYDDLSSIVYNTFLKYKHIYKVTPEFYHINFDDLSRSHRCNPLDPSTMNDISDAVESARTILLGLNRDWIRRQGDFFVESPINFLTAIIWFLRKYRYGEFCTLPHVIELMQVDYDNLFSVLRTEKEIEVFINPFISAYLNDAMEQLEGQIASAKIAMARLSSPSIYYVLSGNDFTLDINNPLKPKLVCMGNNSLKMQTYGAVLSLYVNRLVKLVNQKGKLKSSLIFDEFPTIYLNNMDSLIATARSNKVATCLGAQDLSQLRKDYGKEQAEVLMNIIGNVISGQVSGDTAKQLSDRIGKIMQDRESLSINRSDTSINRSKQLETAIPLSKIATLSSGEFVGTVADNPDCKIDLKAFHAEIRNDQSSFNNHNLEEIPLIRQKNDSLIQRNYLQINQDIQDLIQAEMERLLNDPGLGHLIIKKK